In Elephas maximus indicus isolate mEleMax1 chromosome 7, mEleMax1 primary haplotype, whole genome shotgun sequence, the following proteins share a genomic window:
- the LOC126080066 gene encoding olfactory receptor 56A4-like, with protein MASPSNSSTGLVSEFLLICFPNYQSWQHWLSLPFSLLFLLAMGTNATLLITIWLDASLHEPMYYLLSLLSLLDIVLCLTVIPKVLAIFWFDLRSISFSACFLQMFIMNSFLTMESCTFMVMAYDRYVAICHPLRYPSIITDQFVSRAAIFVVARNALFSLPVPILSARLRYCDENIIKNCICTNLSVSKLSCDDITFNQLYQFVAGWTLLGSDLILIILSYSFILNAVLRIKAEEAMAKALSTCGSHFILILFFSTVLLVLVITNLARKRIPLDIPILLNILHHLIPPALNPIVYGVRTKEIKQGIQKLLRKLKR; from the coding sequence ATGGCATCACCCAGCAACTCCTCCACTGGTTTAGTCTCTGAATTCCTCCTCATTTGCTTTCCTAACTATCAAAGTTGGCAGCACTGGCTGTCCCTGCCCTtcagcctcctcttcctcctggccATGGGGACCAATGCTACCCTCCTGATCACCATCTGGCTGGATGCCTCCCTGCACGAGCCCATGTACTACCTACTCAGCCTCCTTTCCCTGCTAGACATTGTGCTCTGCCTCACTGTCATCCCtaaagtcctggccatcttctGGTTTGACCTCAGGTCTATCAGCTTTTCTGCCTGCTTCCTCCAGATGTTCATCATGAACAGTTTCTTGACCATGGAGTCCTGCACATTCATggtcatggcctatgaccgctatgtggccatctgccaccCCCTGCGGTACCCATCCATCATCACTGACCAATTTGTGTCTAGGGCTGCCATCTTTGTTGTGGCCAGGAAtgctctcttttctcttcctgttcCCATCCTCTCTGCCAGGCTAAGATACTGTGATGAGAATATCATCAAAAACTGCATTTGCACTAATCTGTCTGTGTCCAAACTCTCTTGTGATGACATCACATTTAATCAACTCTATCAATTTGTGGCAGGTTGGACCCTGCTGGGCTCTGACCTTATCCTTATTATTCTCTCCTACTCTTTCATCCTGAATGCTGTGCTCAGGATCAAGGCTGAGGAAGCTATGGCCAAGGCCCTGAGCACCTGTGGTTCCCACTTTATCCTCATCCTCTTCTTCAGCACAGTCCTCCTGGTTCTGGTCATCACTAACCTGGCCAGAAAGAGAATTCCCCTAGATATCCCCATCCTGCTCAATATCCTGCACCACCTCATACCCCCAGCTCTGAACCCCATTGTTTATGGTGTGCGAACCAAAGAGATAAAGCAAGGAATCCAGAAGCTGCTGAGGAAGTTGAAAAGGTAA